A window of Synechococcus sp. MEDNS5 contains these coding sequences:
- a CDS encoding DEAD/DEAH box helicase yields MSLLHATWLPAIRTPSSSGRAALLVWADTWRVAEPLGPGATPALHPFTLSAEDLRAWLTERDLLPEGIIDATACLTLPSRSVKPRRPRGSAAATPSSEEQPPWCGLPLQAGEPIPKTTEWWPWQVQGLAIEPMAATAWLAKLPLSGHHPDLADELRWWSHMQRWALSLVARGRWLPQVELSRGEGYPHRARWVALLNREDDRRRLEDLAARLPLVATCALPWREPTGKRSNRITRLRPEAMRAANPVACCRPRSGRLRVATLLEDLVDAQLRKGFHPDDEGLDPLLCAWENALSSDNGVIDLNDEDAERLATASHHWREGVAGNVAAARACLELATPNDGEDLWDLRFYLQAEADPTLKVPAGAAWAAGPEGLQLGEIPVEHPGEVLLEGMGRALTVFAPIERGLDSATPEAMQLTPAEAFVLVRTAARQLRDVGVGVDLPPSLSGGLASRLGLAIKAELPKRSRGFTLGENLDWDWELMIGGVTLTLRELERLAGKRSPLVRHKGAWIELRPNDLKNAERFCAANPDLSLDDALRLTASEGDTLMRLPVHAFDAGPRLQGVLEQYHQQKAPDPLPAPEGFCGQLRPYQERGLGWLAFLHRFDQGACLADDMGLGKTIQLLAFLQHLKMEKELKRPVLLVAPTSVLTNWKREAAAFTPELSVHEHYGPKRPSTPAALKKALKDVDLVLTSYGLLQRDSELLDSFDWQGTVIDEAQAIKNPSAKQSQAARDLARTRKGSRFRIALTGTPVENRVSELWALMDFLNPSVLGEEEFFRQRYRMPIERYGDMSSLRDLKSRVGPFILRRLKTDKAIISDLPEKVELSEWVGLSKEQKSLYAKTVEDTLDAIARAPRGKRHGQVLGLLTKLKQICNHPALALKEEAAGDDFLQRSAKLQRLEEILDEVIEAGDRALLFTQFAEWGHLLQGYLQRRWRSEVPFLSGSTSKGERQAMVDRFQDDPRGPQLFLLSLKAGGVGLNLTRASHVFHIDRWWNPAVENQATDRAYRIGQTNRVMVHKFITSGSVEEKIDRMIREKSRLAEDIVGSGEEWLGGFDMGQLKELVSLEDNETRNP; encoded by the coding sequence ATGAGCCTGCTGCACGCCACCTGGCTACCCGCCATCCGCACCCCCAGCAGCTCCGGAAGGGCTGCTTTGCTGGTATGGGCTGATACCTGGCGTGTGGCCGAGCCCCTCGGCCCCGGGGCCACACCCGCCCTTCATCCGTTCACCCTGAGCGCGGAGGATCTGCGCGCCTGGCTCACAGAGCGCGATCTCCTTCCGGAAGGAATCATCGATGCGACCGCATGCCTCACCCTGCCGAGCCGCAGTGTGAAACCACGGCGGCCCCGTGGCTCAGCTGCCGCCACCCCCTCATCAGAGGAGCAGCCCCCCTGGTGCGGGCTGCCGCTGCAAGCCGGCGAACCGATTCCGAAAACCACCGAATGGTGGCCTTGGCAGGTGCAGGGGCTGGCGATCGAACCGATGGCGGCCACAGCATGGCTGGCCAAACTTCCTCTCTCTGGCCATCACCCCGACCTGGCCGATGAGCTGCGCTGGTGGAGTCATATGCAGCGATGGGCCCTCAGCCTGGTAGCCCGGGGGCGCTGGCTGCCCCAGGTGGAATTGAGTCGGGGTGAAGGGTATCCCCACCGCGCTCGCTGGGTCGCGCTTCTCAACCGTGAGGACGACAGGCGCCGCCTGGAGGACCTCGCCGCCCGGCTGCCCCTGGTGGCTACCTGTGCATTGCCCTGGAGAGAGCCCACAGGGAAACGCAGCAATCGCATCACAAGGCTGCGCCCAGAGGCCATGCGCGCTGCCAATCCCGTGGCCTGCTGTCGTCCCCGCAGCGGTCGCCTGCGGGTGGCCACGTTGCTTGAGGATCTGGTAGATGCCCAGCTGCGTAAGGGCTTCCACCCCGATGACGAAGGGCTCGACCCCCTGCTCTGCGCCTGGGAAAACGCCCTGAGTTCAGACAACGGGGTGATCGATCTGAACGACGAAGATGCCGAACGACTGGCCACGGCCAGCCACCACTGGCGCGAGGGAGTCGCTGGCAATGTGGCGGCAGCCAGAGCCTGCCTTGAACTCGCCACCCCCAACGACGGTGAGGACCTCTGGGATCTGCGCTTCTACCTGCAGGCCGAAGCCGATCCCACGCTGAAAGTGCCTGCGGGAGCAGCCTGGGCCGCTGGACCCGAAGGCCTTCAACTCGGAGAGATTCCTGTGGAGCATCCCGGCGAGGTGCTGCTCGAGGGCATGGGTCGTGCTCTCACGGTGTTCGCACCGATCGAACGGGGCCTGGACAGCGCCACACCGGAAGCGATGCAGCTCACCCCTGCGGAAGCCTTCGTGCTGGTGCGCACCGCCGCCCGTCAACTCCGGGACGTGGGTGTTGGTGTGGACCTTCCCCCAAGCCTCTCGGGAGGCCTGGCCAGCCGCCTCGGTCTGGCGATCAAGGCCGAGCTTCCCAAACGCTCACGGGGGTTCACGCTCGGGGAAAATCTCGATTGGGATTGGGAGCTGATGATCGGCGGCGTCACCCTGACGCTGCGGGAGCTGGAACGGCTGGCCGGCAAGCGCAGCCCCCTGGTGCGCCACAAGGGAGCCTGGATCGAACTCAGGCCCAATGATCTCAAGAACGCAGAACGGTTCTGTGCCGCCAACCCTGATCTGAGCCTGGACGATGCCCTTCGCCTGACGGCCAGCGAAGGGGACACGCTGATGCGCCTCCCCGTGCATGCCTTTGATGCTGGCCCTCGCCTTCAAGGGGTGTTGGAGCAATACCACCAGCAGAAAGCACCGGATCCGCTGCCTGCGCCCGAGGGCTTCTGCGGCCAGCTTCGTCCCTACCAGGAACGTGGCCTGGGATGGCTGGCCTTCCTGCACCGCTTCGATCAAGGAGCCTGCCTGGCGGACGACATGGGCTTAGGCAAGACGATTCAGCTGCTGGCCTTCCTCCAGCACCTGAAGATGGAGAAAGAACTGAAACGGCCGGTGCTGCTGGTGGCTCCCACCTCCGTGCTCACCAACTGGAAGCGGGAAGCCGCGGCCTTCACCCCCGAGCTCTCTGTCCATGAGCACTACGGCCCCAAGCGCCCCTCCACTCCCGCGGCACTCAAAAAAGCCCTGAAAGACGTTGACTTGGTGCTCACCAGCTACGGGCTCCTGCAGAGAGACAGTGAGCTGCTTGATAGTTTCGACTGGCAGGGCACCGTGATCGATGAAGCCCAGGCGATCAAGAACCCTTCGGCCAAGCAAAGCCAGGCGGCCCGTGATCTGGCTCGAACCCGCAAGGGCTCCAGGTTTCGTATCGCTCTCACCGGCACACCGGTTGAGAACAGGGTGAGTGAACTCTGGGCCCTGATGGATTTCCTCAATCCGAGCGTGCTTGGGGAAGAGGAATTTTTCCGGCAGCGCTACCGCATGCCAATCGAGCGCTACGGCGATATGTCGTCCCTGCGCGATCTCAAATCGCGGGTGGGGCCGTTCATCCTGCGGCGCTTGAAAACCGACAAGGCGATCATCTCCGACCTCCCCGAAAAAGTGGAGCTGAGTGAATGGGTGGGTCTGAGCAAGGAACAGAAGTCCCTTTACGCGAAGACCGTGGAGGACACCCTCGATGCCATCGCCCGAGCCCCCCGCGGCAAGCGCCATGGCCAGGTGCTGGGCCTACTCACCAAGCTGAAGCAGATCTGCAACCATCCCGCGCTTGCGTTGAAGGAAGAAGCAGCCGGCGATGACTTCCTTCAACGTTCGGCCAAGTTGCAGCGGCTAGAGGAAATCCTCGATGAGGTGATCGAAGCGGGGGATCGGGCCCTGCTGTTCACCCAATTTGCGGAATGGGGGCACTTGCTCCAGGGCTACCTGCAGCGCCGCTGGCGCAGCGAGGTGCCGTTCCTGAGCGGCAGCACCAGCAAAGGAGAACGTCAGGCCATGGTGGATCGCTTCCAGGACGACCCGCGCGGCCCCCAGCTCTTCCTGCTGTCCCTCAAGGCCGGCGGAGTGGGATTGAACCTCACCCGGGCCAGCCACGTGTTCCACATCGACCGCTGGTGGAATCCTGCGGTTGAAAACCAGGCCACGGACCGTGCTTATCGCATCGGCCAAACGAACCGGGTGATGGTGCATAAGTTCATCACCAGCGGCTCCGTTGAGGAGAAAATTGACCGGATGATCCGGGAGAAGTCCAGGCTGGCGGAAGACATCGTCGGTTCCGGCGAGGAGTGGCTCGGTGGCTTCGATATGGGCCAACTCAAGGAGCTGGTGAGCCTGGAGGACAACGAGACGCGCAACCCATGA